A stretch of Allostreptomyces psammosilenae DNA encodes these proteins:
- a CDS encoding Crp/Fnr family transcriptional regulator, whose translation MTAPRVETGLDDRVPYLARLGQAERDELLALGRRLTYRPREVVLRQGEPSTHVLIVLRGWTKVTASAPNGYEALLALRGPGDVVGESAALDDAPRSATVAALAEVEAVVIRREDFTAFLERTPSAMLRLLSLMADRLRAGDRRRVQFAALTVRQRLAGLLLELAQTHGEHTDEGIAITVGLSQQELAGHVGASREAITRELGDFRDRGWMATRRRRLVVLRPDLLRRAAASAG comes from the coding sequence ATGACGGCGCCGCGCGTGGAGACCGGCCTCGACGACCGGGTGCCCTACCTCGCCCGGCTCGGCCAGGCCGAGCGCGACGAACTGCTGGCGCTGGGCCGCCGGCTCACCTACCGGCCGCGCGAGGTGGTGCTCCGCCAGGGCGAGCCCTCCACCCACGTGCTGATCGTCCTGCGCGGCTGGACGAAGGTCACCGCCAGCGCCCCCAACGGCTACGAGGCGCTGCTCGCCCTGCGCGGGCCGGGCGACGTCGTCGGGGAGAGCGCCGCGCTGGACGACGCGCCGCGCTCGGCCACCGTCGCCGCCCTGGCGGAGGTCGAGGCGGTGGTGATCCGCCGCGAGGACTTCACCGCCTTCCTGGAACGCACCCCGAGCGCGATGCTGCGGCTGCTGTCCCTGATGGCCGACCGGCTCCGGGCCGGCGACCGGCGCCGCGTCCAGTTCGCCGCGCTCACCGTGCGGCAGCGGCTGGCCGGGCTGCTGCTGGAGCTCGCCCAGACCCACGGGGAGCACACCGACGAGGGCATCGCCATCACGGTGGGGCTCAGCCAGCAGGAGCTGGCCGGGCACGTGGGCGCCTCCCGGGAGGCGATCACCCGCGAGCTCGGGGACTTCCGGGACCGCGGCTGGATGGCGACCCGCCGGCGGCGCCTGGTGGTGCTCCGCCCCGACCTGCTGCGGCGGGCGGCGGCCTCGGCCGGCTGA